From a region of the Schistocerca nitens isolate TAMUIC-IGC-003100 chromosome 8, iqSchNite1.1, whole genome shotgun sequence genome:
- the LOC126198602 gene encoding NAD(P)H-hydrate epimerase, which produces MNVKVVSLVSRISLRFANSIHSRSMVKFIGQDEAINIDQELFNDYKFSVDQLMELAGLSCAVSIAKCYPLERIQTNTVLVCCGPGNNGGDGLVCARHLKLFGYCPSIFYPKRTEKQLYQNLVAQCQSMSIPFLESMPPTKTVDEYAAVVDALFGFSYKPPTRAEFVPVLETLKQTKAPICSVDIPSGWNVETGCPTDGGIQPELLISLTAPKKCAQHFCGKYHYLGGRFVPPPLEKKYQLDLPKYPGTECCVKIE; this is translated from the coding sequence ATGAATGTGAAAGTAGTGTCATTGGTGTCCCGTATCAGTTTACGTTTTGCGAATTCCATTCACTCGAGAAGTATGGTGAAGTTTATTGGCCAAGATGAAGCAATCAACATCGATCAAGAACTGTTTAATGACTATAAATTTAGCGTTGACCAGTTAATGGAACTGGCGGGATTAAGTTGTGCCGTTTCAATCGCGAAGTGTTATCCGTTAGAACGAATCCAGACGAATACCGTCTTAGTTTGTTGTGGTCCCGGAAACAACGGCGGTGATGGTCTTGTTTGTGCAAGGCACTTGAAACTTTTTGGTTACTGCCCGTCCATCTTCTACCCGAAGAGAACTGAAAAACAGTTGTATCAGAATTTAGTGGCTCAATGCCAGTCCATGTCGATACCATTCTTAGAGTCCATGCCACCTACGAAGACAGTTGATGAATATGCAGCTGTTGTTGATGCATTATTTGGATTTAGCTACAAGCCACCCACAAGAGCAGAGTTTGTGCCAGTTCTAGAAACTTTAAAGCAGACAAAAGCACCAATTTGTAGTGTGGACATCCCAAGTGGTTGgaatgtcgaaactggttgcccgACTGACGGCGGTATACAGCCTGAACTTCTAATTTCCTTGACAGCTCCGAAGAAATGCGCCCAGCATTTCTGTGGAAAATATCATTATCTCGGCGGTCGATTTGTTCCTCCACCTTTAGAAAAAAAATACCAACTCGATTTACCAAAATATCCGGGAACAGAGTGTTGTGTTAAAATTGAGTGA